A stretch of Pseudomonas sp. LS.1a DNA encodes these proteins:
- a CDS encoding response regulator: protein MLQYGQKSFLIVDDFTDFRTSTRSMLRELGVRDVDTADSGEQALRMCAQKRYDVILQDFHLGDGKKNGQQVLEDLILDKHISHECIFIMVTAESSQAIVLSAIEHEPDAYLTKPFNRVGLAQRVEKLYQRKTLLKPILQALDRNRPAEVLAACAELCKRDPRLAPLCLRYRADALRNLNRFEELEKFLKAILASRPQPWVYSALGSLMHKRGQNAQAQGVYEQALKAFPIMPGLYDGMAEVLVAQGETRRAQNMLEEAVRLSPLSVRRQSTLGKLALENEDFESASKAFRHAVNQGQSSRYKDPENNLGLVQALMSKNAGFGLDARTRVEINSTLSEVAKDNPEDQGLQVRARMMKAASLQQAGDPETAAKLTEQAIQRLDKMNQFFSVDSALTVAAQLQAMGQEAAAIGVLKSCVESYGDDPKVMERVGKLTDDPSVLNAITEAVTLNRQGVRSYQGGQLGEALQLFRKALGLQPKNISIALNTAQALLRIGGDSPQPAIMQECRDALSSVAGIPASDNRYDRYRKLHIRVFGA from the coding sequence ATGCTGCAGTACGGGCAAAAGAGCTTTCTGATCGTCGACGACTTTACCGACTTTCGCACGTCGACCCGTTCCATGCTGCGCGAGCTGGGCGTGCGTGACGTGGACACCGCCGACAGCGGCGAGCAGGCGCTGCGCATGTGCGCGCAAAAGCGCTATGACGTCATCCTGCAGGACTTCCACCTGGGCGACGGCAAGAAGAACGGCCAGCAGGTGCTCGAAGACCTGATTCTCGACAAGCACATCAGCCATGAGTGCATATTCATCATGGTCACGGCCGAGAGCAGCCAGGCCATTGTCCTGAGCGCCATCGAGCACGAGCCTGATGCCTACCTGACCAAACCGTTCAACCGGGTTGGCCTGGCCCAGCGCGTCGAGAAGCTGTACCAGCGCAAGACCCTGCTCAAGCCGATCCTGCAGGCCCTGGACCGCAATCGCCCGGCCGAAGTGCTGGCGGCCTGCGCCGAGCTGTGCAAGCGTGACCCGCGCCTGGCCCCGCTGTGCCTGCGCTATCGGGCCGATGCCTTGCGCAACCTCAACCGTTTCGAGGAGCTGGAGAAGTTCCTCAAGGCCATCCTGGCCAGCCGCCCGCAGCCGTGGGTGTATTCGGCGTTGGGCAGCCTGATGCACAAGCGTGGCCAGAATGCCCAGGCTCAGGGTGTGTACGAGCAGGCGCTGAAGGCCTTCCCGATCATGCCAGGCCTGTACGATGGCATGGCCGAGGTGCTGGTGGCCCAAGGCGAAACCAGGCGTGCGCAGAACATGCTTGAGGAAGCCGTGCGCCTGTCGCCATTGTCGGTGCGTCGGCAGTCAACGTTGGGCAAGCTGGCGTTGGAAAACGAAGACTTCGAGAGTGCCTCGAAGGCGTTCCGCCATGCGGTAAACCAGGGCCAGAGCTCACGCTACAAGGACCCCGAGAACAACCTGGGCCTGGTGCAGGCGCTGATGAGCAAGAATGCCGGCTTTGGCCTGGATGCGCGCACCCGGGTCGAGATCAACAGTACGCTCAGCGAAGTGGCCAAGGACAACCCCGAGGACCAGGGGCTGCAGGTGCGTGCCCGCATGATGAAGGCCGCCAGCCTGCAGCAGGCCGGCGACCCTGAAACGGCTGCCAAGCTGACCGAACAGGCGATCCAGCGCCTGGACAAGATGAACCAGTTCTTCTCGGTCGATTCGGCCCTGACCGTTGCCGCGCAGCTGCAGGCCATGGGGCAGGAAGCCGCCGCCATCGGCGTGCTGAAGAGCTGTGTGGAAAGTTATGGCGATGACCCCAAGGTCATGGAGAGGGTCGGCAAGCTGACGGACGACCCCAGCGTGCTCAACGCCATCACCGAAGCGGTCACGCTCAATCGCCAGGGGGTGCGCAGTTACCAGGGCGGGCAGCTCGGCGAGGCGTTGCAACTGTTCCGCAAAGCGCTGGGTTTGCAACCGAAGAACATCAGCATCGCCCTCAATACTGCCCAGGCGCTGCTGCGCATCGGCGGTGACAGCCCTCAGCCGGCGATCATGCAGGAGTGTCGCGACGCCCTGAGCAGCGTGGCCGGCATCCCCGCCAGCGACAACCGCTACGACCGCTACCGCAAACTGCACATCCGAGTGTTCGGCGCATGA
- a CDS encoding sensor histidine kinase produces MNQDNQGLDFSTVIASTVHDLKNSLSALIQSHNQWVQRLPEELRGGAEQGVMEHEFRHLNGMLVQLLGLYKLGVNQLPVCPDYHELDDFIEAQLAAHEEVLKHKDILATWRIDTDNPLGFFDRELVASVIANVITNATRFAAHALLITIEEADNQLAICVNDDGPGYPQRMLERQEEFIQGIDSTSGSTGLGLYFAARIAALHESGGVRGRIEISNGGALGGGLFRLFLP; encoded by the coding sequence ATGAATCAAGACAATCAGGGGCTGGATTTTTCCACGGTGATCGCCTCCACCGTGCACGACCTGAAGAATTCCCTGTCGGCGCTGATCCAGTCCCACAACCAGTGGGTGCAGCGCTTGCCCGAGGAGCTGCGCGGTGGTGCCGAGCAGGGGGTGATGGAGCATGAGTTTCGCCACCTCAACGGCATGCTGGTGCAGTTGCTGGGGTTGTACAAACTGGGCGTGAACCAGCTGCCGGTGTGCCCGGACTACCACGAACTGGACGACTTCATCGAAGCCCAGCTGGCCGCGCACGAGGAAGTGCTCAAGCACAAGGATATCCTTGCTACCTGGCGCATCGATACCGACAACCCACTGGGCTTCTTCGACCGCGAGCTGGTGGCCTCGGTAATCGCCAACGTGATCACCAACGCCACCCGCTTTGCCGCGCATGCCTTGCTGATCACCATCGAAGAGGCAGACAACCAGCTGGCCATCTGCGTCAACGATGACGGCCCGGGTTATCCACAGCGCATGCTCGAACGCCAGGAGGAATTCATCCAGGGTATCGACTCGACCAGCGGCAGTACCGGCCTGGGCCTGTATTTTGCGGCGCGGATCGCGGCACTGCATGAAAGCGGCGGGGTACGCGGGCGGATCGAGATCTCCAATGGCGGGGCGCTTGGGGGAGGGTTGTTCAGGTTGTTCTTGCCTTAG
- a CDS encoding MBL fold metallo-hydrolase: MTQAPPALIRETFPVGPLQCNCTLIGDPLTRKAIVVDPGGDPDKILARLQAHGLTLVSIIHTHAHFDHFLASGKLKELTGATLHLHKDDQALWDNLEMQCQMFGVPYTPVPAPDRWLGDDEELACGCGVALHTPGHTPGSMSFWFADAKLLIAGDTLFRRGIGRTDLWGGDQRAIVRSIKERLYRLDEEAIVVTGHGPDTRLGDEMRENPFVRA, encoded by the coding sequence ATGACCCAAGCCCCGCCTGCGCTCATCCGCGAAACCTTCCCCGTAGGCCCTCTGCAATGCAACTGCACCCTGATCGGCGACCCGCTGACCAGGAAGGCCATCGTCGTCGACCCGGGGGGTGACCCGGACAAGATCCTTGCACGCCTGCAGGCCCACGGCCTGACGCTGGTGAGCATCATCCACACCCACGCGCATTTCGATCACTTCCTCGCCTCGGGCAAGCTCAAGGAACTGACCGGCGCTACGCTGCACTTGCACAAGGATGACCAGGCGCTATGGGACAACCTGGAAATGCAATGCCAGATGTTCGGCGTGCCGTACACCCCGGTACCTGCGCCAGACCGTTGGCTGGGGGATGACGAGGAGCTGGCCTGCGGCTGTGGCGTGGCCCTGCATACGCCAGGCCACACGCCGGGCTCGATGAGCTTCTGGTTTGCCGATGCGAAGCTGCTGATCGCCGGCGATACCCTGTTCCGCCGTGGCATTGGCCGTACCGATCTGTGGGGCGGCGACCAGCGGGCTATCGTACGTTCCATCAAGGAGCGGCTGTACCGGCTGGACGAGGAGGCCATCGTGGTGACCGGCCACGGGCCCGATACCCGCCTGGGCGACGAAATGCGCGAAAACCCCTTCGTGCGTGCCTGA